The Clostridia bacterium genome segment CAGAACAACCATACTGGGGAGCGCCATCGGGTGCCCGCCGGTTTTAATCGGCCTGGTGATCAGCCTCCTGTGCTGGCCCGGGCAGGGCCTTTTAGGCCAGGTGCCCCTGTTCCATACCCCTGCGGCCCTGGTGATCACCCACACCCTGGTTTGCTTGCCCATCATCGCCGGGTTTACCATGGCCGGCATTGACCGGCTCAGCCACCAGCTGGTCTTAAAGGGCCTGGCCTTGGGCGCCTCTCCGGGACAACTGGTACGGCTCATCTTGTGGGAAATCAGGTATGTCCTGGCGATGGCCGTCTTAGTCTCCGCCGGGCGCATCCTCTCCGAAGTAGGAGCCGCTTTGATGACCGGTGGGAGCATCCCCGGCTACACCCAGACCATGGCCACCGGCATCGCCCTGGCAACGGTGCAGGGAGACCCGGCAGTCGCCCTGGCCCTGGGAATGGTGCTCTTCCTTGCCGTCCTTTTATTCAGTGGCCTGCTCACCTGCATCAACCGCCGAGGGGTGAGACTATGAAGACAGTGATGGAAGTAAAGGACCTGCTGCTCCTGCAAGACCGGGATCCCCTGTTAAATATCCCCCACTTCCGGCTACAAGCCGGGGAAGTGCTGGGGATCATGGGGCCAAGCGGTTCAGGCAAGAGTATATTAATCAAAACCTTGGGACTGTTACATCCGCCTACCCAGGGCTCTATCATCCTTTTCGGGGAGACGGTGAATTACCGGCCTGCCCAACTGCTCCCTTTAAGGCGCAGGCTGGCCCTGGTGTTTCAAGAGCCGCTCCTCTTCGATGCAACGGTCTGGGACAATGTAGCCCTGGGGCTCAAACTGCGCAAGACCCCCAAAAGCTTGATCCGGGATAAAGTAGAAGAGTATTTGACCCTCTTAGGCATCGGCTCCCTGGCCCAGCGGCACCCGCAAAGCCTGTCCACCCTGGAAACTTGCCGGGTGAACCTGGCCCAGGGGCTGGTGCTGGAACCGGACATACTGCTTTTGGATGATCCCCTGGCTCCTCTGGATCAGGCTTCCCGGCTGAAATTGCTGGAAGAACTGGCGGAAATCATCCATCAAAAGCACCTCACCACCATCTACGCTACCAGTGACTACAGCGAGCTGTTTCTCATGGCCCATCGCGCCATGCTCCTTTACCGGGGCTCCGTTATTCAAGAGGGAACCGTGGGGGAGGTGATGGATTCCCCCCGGAGCGCCCAAGCAGCGTCCCTGGTGGGGGTGGACAATATCATCCCCGGTTACGTGGGCACCGTGTCGGAGGACGAGGTGGAGTTTCGGCCGCTGGGTACCGAACTGCGGCTGTACGGCACCCCCAGGGACTCCGGTCTGGACGAAGCCTACGCCCTCATTCGCTCCGAGGAAATCGAGCTGGACGTTTTTCCCGGTCCCCAGTGGAATGCTGTCGGCGGCACCGTCACCAGGGTGCACCCCCAAGGTACCCAGACCAAGATCCACCTGGACTGCGGGTTTCCCCTGGTAGTCACCCTGCCCAACCGGAAATTCTATTTCAAAAGGTACCAGCCGGGGCAGGA includes the following:
- a CDS encoding ABC transporter permease, giving the protein MEFLITTFQRALALLLQPSPDIWAACLVSLLVAAAAIGLALVIGAPLGAYLALKVWPRQNKTRTTILGSAIGCPPVLIGLVISLLCWPGQGLLGQVPLFHTPAALVITHTLVCLPIIAGFTMAGIDRLSHQLVLKGLALGASPGQLVRLILWEIRYVLAMAVLVSAGRILSEVGAALMTGGSIPGYTQTMATGIALATVQGDPAVALALGMVLFLAVLLFSGLLTCINRRGVRL
- a CDS encoding ATP-binding cassette domain-containing protein is translated as MKTVMEVKDLLLLQDRDPLLNIPHFRLQAGEVLGIMGPSGSGKSILIKTLGLLHPPTQGSIILFGETVNYRPAQLLPLRRRLALVFQEPLLFDATVWDNVALGLKLRKTPKSLIRDKVEEYLTLLGIGSLAQRHPQSLSTLETCRVNLAQGLVLEPDILLLDDPLAPLDQASRLKLLEELAEIIHQKHLTTIYATSDYSELFLMAHRAMLLYRGSVIQEGTVGEVMDSPRSAQAASLVGVDNIIPGYVGTVSEDEVEFRPLGTELRLYGTPRDSGLDEAYALIRSEEIELDVFPGPQWNAVGGTVTRVHPQGTQTKIHLDCGFPLVVTLPNRKFYFKRYQPGQEVTAVFDPARTLIVRKTPK